Proteins encoded within one genomic window of Petrotoga miotherma DSM 10691:
- the groES gene encoding co-chaperone GroES: MTVKPLGNRLLIKPITEERKTEGGIVLPDSAKEKPQKAEVKEVGKLDEDYDLKVGDKVIFSKYAGTEIKIDDEDYIIIDVEDVLAKVED, encoded by the coding sequence ATGACGGTGAAACCATTAGGAAACAGGTTACTCATTAAGCCCATTACCGAAGAAAGAAAAACTGAAGGTGGTATAGTACTACCAGATTCAGCAAAAGAAAAACCTCAAAAGGCAGAAGTTAAAGAAGTCGGGAAACTAGATGAAGATTATGATTTAAAAGTAGGAGACAAGGTAATCTTTTCTAAATATGCAGGAACTGAAATCAAGATAGATGATGAGGATTATATCATCATTGATGTGGAAGACGTACTAGCAAAAGTAGAAGACTAA
- the groL gene encoding chaperonin GroEL (60 kDa chaperone family; promotes refolding of misfolded polypeptides especially under stressful conditions; forms two stacked rings of heptamers to form a barrel-shaped 14mer; ends can be capped by GroES; misfolded proteins enter the barrel where they are refolded when GroES binds), with translation MAKMLKFNEDARRALERGVNTVADAVKITLGPKGRNVVLEKSWGSPTITNDGVSIAKEIELKDKFEALGAELVKEVASKTNDVAGDGTTTATVLAQFMIQEGLKNVAAGANPILMRNGIAKATDKAVEQIRNASRKLSSKEDIAHVASISANNEEIGNIIAEAMDKVGEDGVITVEDSKTLETYVEFTEGMQFDRGYISPYFVTNTEKMEAEMKEPYILITDRKISAVKSIVPILEKVAQAGKPLVIIAEDVEGEALSTLVLNKLRGTLESVAVKAPGFGDRRKEMLRDIAILTGGTVISEEIGLTLEDVSINDLGQADLVRVAKEDTIIVGGKGEPTAIKERIAQIKAQIENTTSDYEKETLQERLAKLSGGVAVIKAGAATETELKEKKHRIEDALSATRAAVEEGIVAGGGVTLLKAKKAVEEFANTLSGDEKIGAQLVAKSLDAPAKQIIRNAGLEPAIIIERILEKDDPKYGFDVLKERYINMFEAGIIDPTKVTRSALQNAASIASMLLTTEVLVAEEPKEEKGPEMPATPDMY, from the coding sequence ATGGCAAAAATGTTAAAATTTAATGAAGATGCAAGAAGAGCTTTAGAAAGAGGCGTTAATACAGTTGCAGATGCTGTTAAAATAACTTTGGGACCTAAAGGAAGAAACGTAGTTTTAGAAAAGAGTTGGGGATCTCCAACTATCACAAATGATGGTGTTTCGATTGCTAAAGAAATTGAATTGAAAGATAAATTTGAAGCACTTGGAGCAGAGTTAGTTAAAGAAGTAGCTTCCAAAACAAACGATGTTGCGGGAGACGGGACAACTACCGCTACAGTTTTAGCACAGTTTATGATTCAAGAAGGATTGAAAAATGTTGCAGCTGGTGCTAATCCAATATTGATGAGAAACGGTATCGCTAAGGCTACAGATAAAGCTGTAGAGCAGATAAGGAATGCTAGCAGAAAGTTATCAAGTAAAGAAGACATTGCACATGTAGCTTCTATATCTGCTAATAACGAGGAGATTGGAAATATTATAGCGGAAGCTATGGACAAAGTAGGAGAAGATGGAGTTATAACCGTTGAAGACTCTAAAACTCTTGAAACTTATGTAGAATTCACAGAAGGAATGCAATTCGATAGAGGATACATCTCTCCCTATTTTGTAACAAATACTGAAAAAATGGAAGCCGAAATGAAAGAACCTTATATATTAATTACAGATAGAAAGATTTCAGCTGTAAAATCTATAGTTCCAATTTTAGAAAAAGTTGCTCAAGCTGGAAAACCTTTGGTAATCATTGCTGAAGATGTAGAAGGAGAAGCTCTTTCTACGTTGGTTCTCAACAAGCTGAGAGGAACCTTGGAATCAGTAGCTGTTAAAGCTCCTGGTTTTGGAGACAGAAGAAAAGAAATGCTAAGAGATATTGCCATTTTAACTGGCGGTACTGTAATATCTGAAGAAATTGGTCTTACCTTGGAAGATGTTTCCATTAATGATCTTGGTCAAGCTGATTTGGTAAGAGTTGCAAAAGAAGATACTATCATTGTTGGAGGAAAAGGTGAACCTACAGCAATAAAAGAAAGAATAGCTCAGATAAAAGCTCAAATTGAAAATACAACTTCCGATTACGAAAAAGAAACATTACAAGAGAGATTAGCAAAATTATCTGGTGGGGTTGCTGTAATTAAAGCAGGAGCGGCTACAGAAACTGAGTTGAAAGAAAAGAAACATAGAATAGAAGATGCCTTATCTGCAACGAGAGCAGCTGTGGAAGAAGGAATAGTTGCAGGTGGAGGTGTAACGTTACTCAAAGCCAAAAAAGCCGTTGAAGAATTTGCAAACACATTGTCAGGAGACGAAAAAATTGGTGCACAATTAGTAGCAAAATCTTTAGATGCTCCTGCAAAACAAATAATAAGAAATGCTGGTTTAGAACCCGCTATAATTATTGAAAGAATACTCGAAAAAGATGATCCAAAATATGGATTTGATGTACTAAAAGAAAGATACATTAACATGTTTGAGGCTGGAATAATTGATCCAACTAAAGTTACAAGAAGTGCACTTCAAAATGCTGCGTCGATTGCTTCCATGCTTCTAACAACAGAAGTTTTAGTAGCAGAAGAACCAAAAGAAGAAAAAGGTCCAGAAATGCCAGCAACACCAGATATGTACTAA
- a CDS encoding DUF401 family protein has protein sequence MKDLAVVSILSGLISMVISIKLIKKVHWAILIATIVTALVSLNLNYIGSSFLETITQSDFYEVIVVIFGIYLLSDTMKATGNSQKFAKNIRTLFNSRQAVGLMPMMLGLLPMPGGAMFTAPMVKDIADESNINRVEATAMNYWFRHSMEFFWILYPALILESALTGISLTKLLLIQLPIGLFAIIGGWIYFKNGKISLKRDKKLWKELFESILPILIIIVGVIASLPGWLVVLTVSLIYTFYHKNYKDLLNIRWETVLLLLFVFWYKNFVTVSNLSNDFVDNLTTWGVSPWWIIMISPIIIGLITGITQAGFAVTMPIALSFVEAGVISLVPVAITIYFFSVLGVLLSPVHLCLLLTSKYFEVDMFSVIKKIIIPIFCAIIGYLVVMLLFIF, from the coding sequence GTGAAAGATTTGGCTGTAGTTTCCATATTATCAGGTTTAATTAGTATGGTGATATCTATAAAATTGATAAAAAAAGTCCATTGGGCTATTCTTATTGCAACAATTGTAACCGCACTAGTTTCTTTGAATTTGAATTATATTGGTAGTAGTTTCCTAGAAACTATTACACAAAGCGATTTTTACGAAGTGATTGTTGTTATCTTTGGAATATATCTACTATCGGATACTATGAAGGCAACTGGAAACTCACAGAAGTTTGCCAAAAACATAAGAACATTATTCAATTCAAGACAGGCAGTAGGATTGATGCCTATGATGCTGGGATTACTACCCATGCCGGGAGGAGCTATGTTCACTGCACCGATGGTTAAAGATATAGCTGATGAAAGCAACATTAATAGAGTTGAAGCTACGGCAATGAACTATTGGTTCAGGCACAGTATGGAATTTTTTTGGATACTGTATCCAGCATTAATTTTAGAAAGTGCTCTCACGGGAATAAGTTTAACAAAATTATTGTTAATACAACTTCCCATAGGATTATTTGCAATTATTGGTGGTTGGATCTACTTCAAAAATGGTAAAATCAGTCTAAAAAGAGACAAAAAATTATGGAAAGAACTTTTTGAATCTATACTCCCAATATTAATTATAATCGTTGGAGTAATTGCTTCTTTACCTGGTTGGCTTGTTGTTTTAACGGTATCTTTAATATATACTTTTTATCATAAAAACTACAAAGATCTACTAAATATAAGATGGGAAACTGTGTTGTTGCTATTGTTTGTTTTTTGGTACAAAAATTTTGTAACTGTGTCAAATTTATCCAACGATTTTGTAGACAATCTAACTACGTGGGGAGTAAGTCCATGGTGGATAATAATGATCTCTCCGATTATTATAGGATTGATAACTGGAATAACTCAGGCAGGTTTTGCGGTTACAATGCCGATAGCTTTGTCGTTCGTTGAAGCGGGAGTTATTTCTTTGGTGCCGGTTGCGATAACCATATATTTTTTCTCTGTATTGGGGGTTCTTCTATCACCTGTTCATCTCTGTCTTTTACTTACATCAAAATATTTTGAAGTCGATATGTTTAGTGTAATAAAAAAAATAATCATTCCCATTTTTTGTGCTATAATAGGATATCTTGTAGTAATGCTACTTTTCATCTTTTGA
- a CDS encoding phosphatase PAP2 family protein, producing MKKRFILFLVVILVFSSIVTAEDTVTEPSTKTTMFTLNLDDLSRNLVKNNTNSYLDIISNFLTTYDYYFLVATPVVGYTVGYLTNDYTLKKVSEEAIISSVISGGITLLTKIVVGRERPYAEDGSFSFNPFASLTQGATYTSFPSGHSTIAWSVYTPYAKEYSWWIYIIPSTISFSRIYEDVHWLSDVVAGSFLGYYTASYVYYF from the coding sequence ATGAAAAAACGTTTTATACTTTTCTTAGTAGTGATTCTTGTTTTTTCAAGTATAGTTACCGCTGAAGATACAGTAACTGAACCAAGTACCAAGACAACTATGTTCACACTAAATTTAGATGATTTAAGCAGAAACCTTGTTAAGAATAATACCAATTCTTATCTGGATATAATTTCTAATTTCTTAACTACATATGATTATTACTTTCTTGTTGCAACACCCGTGGTGGGATACACAGTTGGTTATCTTACAAACGATTATACACTAAAAAAGGTATCTGAAGAAGCTATTATATCTTCCGTTATTAGCGGAGGAATAACCTTGCTAACAAAAATTGTCGTTGGAAGAGAAAGACCTTATGCTGAAGACGGTTCATTCTCATTCAATCCGTTTGCTTCCCTTACTCAAGGGGCGACTTATACCTCTTTTCCTTCGGGACATTCAACAATAGCCTGGTCGGTATACACTCCATATGCGAAAGAATATAGTTGGTGGATTTATATTATACCATCAACTATATCGTTTTCTCGCATCTATGAAGATGTGCATTGGCTCTCGGACGTGGTAGCTGGTTCTTTCCTGGGGTATTATACTGCGTCTTATGTCTATTATTTTTAA
- the fsa gene encoding fructose-6-phosphate aldolase codes for MEIFLDTANIEEIRKGVAWGIVDGVTTNPTLVSKENAVFEERIKEICETVKGPVSAEVVSTDYEGMVKEAREIAKLSEFVVVKIPLIPDGIKAIKTLSKEGIKTNATLVFSPLQALLAAKAGATYVSPFIGRMDDIGNTGMDIVEEIEVIFSNYGYETKIIVASVRHPQHVLEAGLIGADVVTMPFEVLEKMFKHPMTDIGLERFLNDWKKYQDYLKSKNN; via the coding sequence ATGGAAATTTTTTTAGACACTGCAAACATAGAAGAAATCAGAAAAGGTGTTGCTTGGGGAATAGTTGACGGCGTGACAACTAATCCTACGTTGGTTTCAAAAGAGAATGCCGTATTTGAAGAAAGGATCAAGGAAATTTGTGAAACTGTAAAAGGACCGGTAAGTGCCGAAGTGGTATCCACCGATTACGAAGGAATGGTAAAAGAAGCGAGGGAAATAGCAAAGTTAAGTGAATTTGTGGTAGTTAAAATACCTTTGATCCCTGATGGAATTAAAGCGATAAAAACTTTATCCAAAGAAGGTATTAAGACCAATGCAACTTTAGTTTTTAGCCCTTTACAAGCTCTTCTTGCAGCCAAGGCAGGAGCTACATACGTGAGTCCTTTCATTGGTAGAATGGATGACATAGGAAACACCGGAATGGATATAGTAGAAGAAATTGAAGTTATCTTCAGCAATTACGGATATGAGACAAAAATTATCGTGGCTAGTGTTAGACATCCTCAGCATGTTTTGGAAGCTGGTCTGATTGGAGCAGATGTTGTTACTATGCCTTTTGAAGTACTTGAGAAAATGTTCAAACATCCCATGACGGATATAGGTCTTGAAAGATTTTTGAATGATTGGAAGAAGTATCAAGATTATCTAAAAAGCAAAAATAATTAA
- a CDS encoding Crp/Fnr family transcriptional regulator, whose translation MDNYIDRLGKLKIFKNFSKAELMKIFGNVRYSIKNFSKGSLIHTSGEKVENLMILIDGEVITEMVDFNGKILEVERIKSPEILASALLFSKDNLLPVDVLAVKDVAILYIEKGDLIRLFQGNKALLLSFLEDIGEKFQFVTAKLRANSFHTIREKITMYLLNLYHQQNKSSELTIPLTLEELANLFGVTRPSLSRVFSKMQKEGLFVKSGDKIILKKLKN comes from the coding sequence GTGGATAACTATATTGATAGACTAGGTAAATTAAAGATATTTAAAAATTTTTCAAAAGCCGAATTGATGAAAATTTTTGGTAATGTTCGCTATTCAATTAAAAATTTTTCAAAAGGTTCCCTTATCCATACTTCTGGGGAAAAAGTTGAAAATTTAATGATCTTAATCGATGGAGAAGTTATCACAGAAATGGTTGATTTTAATGGGAAAATTTTAGAAGTAGAAAGGATAAAATCTCCGGAGATTTTAGCTTCTGCCTTGTTATTTTCAAAAGATAACTTACTACCTGTTGATGTTTTAGCGGTTAAAGATGTTGCTATTCTATATATTGAAAAAGGAGATTTGATAAGATTGTTTCAAGGTAACAAGGCTCTTTTACTCTCTTTTCTTGAAGATATAGGCGAAAAGTTTCAGTTCGTAACTGCAAAATTACGGGCGAATTCTTTTCATACAATCAGAGAAAAGATTACAATGTATCTTTTAAATCTTTACCATCAGCAAAATAAATCCAGCGAGTTAACTATACCTCTAACTTTAGAAGAGTTAGCTAATTTATTTGGTGTAACAAGGCCTTCTCTATCGAGGGTATTTTCAAAGATGCAAAAAGAAGGTTTGTTCGTTAAAAGTGGGGATAAAATAATCTTAAAGAAATTGAAGAATTGA
- the hcp gene encoding hydroxylamine reductase, whose amino-acid sequence MEMFCYQCQETLRNEGCVAQGVCGKSPETSNLQDLLIYILKGISYWANKARELDVEDESIDLFVAEGLFVTITNVNFDVKRIARYIDKALDKRRIIENKFKEVYERKYNEKFQEKVPDAAVWNPKDNNEDEYLNKAVEVGVLSESDEDIRSLKNFLVIGLKGVAAYTDHAYILKHFNEDILAFIEKTLAETLREDITVDELINLVLKVGEYGVNAMALLDEANTSTFGNPEITQVYTGTYETPAILVSGHDLLDLYEILEQTKGKGIKVYTHGEMLPANAYPELKKYEHLAGNFGGSWWKQQQEFEDFGGAVVMTTNCIQKPRNSYKDRIFTTGLVGWPGVQHIPNRKKNGQKDFSPVIKKALEIGPIQKREGKNITIGFAHEQTTQVADKIVEAVKSGKITKFYVMGGCDGRNKDREYYTNFAKNLPKSTVILTAGCAKYRYNMLDLGDIDGIPRVIDAGQCNDSYSLVLTALKLKEAFDLKDINELPIEYNIAWYEQKAVTVLLSLLYMGVKGIRLGPTLPAFLSPNVLETVAKTFDIKTI is encoded by the coding sequence ATGGAGATGTTTTGTTATCAATGTCAAGAAACCTTAAGAAATGAGGGTTGTGTGGCTCAAGGTGTATGTGGAAAAAGTCCAGAAACTTCAAACTTGCAGGATCTATTGATTTATATACTAAAAGGGATTTCCTATTGGGCTAATAAAGCAAGAGAATTGGACGTAGAAGATGAAAGTATTGACCTTTTTGTGGCAGAAGGCTTGTTTGTAACAATAACTAATGTTAATTTTGATGTAAAAAGAATAGCTAGATACATTGATAAAGCACTAGATAAAAGAAGAATTATAGAAAATAAATTCAAAGAAGTTTATGAAAGAAAATACAACGAAAAATTTCAGGAAAAAGTACCTGATGCCGCAGTATGGAATCCTAAGGATAACAATGAAGACGAATACTTAAATAAAGCTGTTGAAGTAGGTGTTTTATCGGAATCAGACGAGGATATAAGATCGCTTAAGAACTTTCTTGTAATTGGTTTAAAGGGAGTGGCTGCTTACACCGATCATGCCTATATCTTAAAACACTTCAACGAAGATATACTTGCATTCATCGAAAAGACTTTAGCGGAAACCCTACGTGAAGATATCACCGTTGATGAATTAATAAATTTAGTACTGAAAGTTGGCGAATATGGGGTAAACGCTATGGCTTTACTAGATGAGGCAAATACTTCGACCTTTGGAAATCCTGAAATAACCCAAGTTTACACAGGGACATACGAAACACCCGCTATTCTAGTCAGTGGTCATGATCTTTTGGATCTGTATGAAATTTTAGAACAAACTAAAGGTAAAGGAATCAAAGTATATACCCACGGAGAAATGCTACCGGCAAACGCCTATCCCGAATTAAAAAAGTACGAACATTTAGCCGGTAATTTTGGAGGTTCTTGGTGGAAGCAACAACAAGAGTTTGAAGATTTTGGTGGAGCTGTAGTAATGACAACGAATTGTATTCAAAAGCCAAGAAATTCCTACAAAGACAGAATTTTCACAACCGGACTTGTGGGATGGCCAGGGGTTCAACATATACCAAATAGAAAAAAGAATGGTCAAAAAGATTTTTCTCCTGTAATAAAAAAGGCACTCGAAATTGGCCCCATCCAAAAAAGAGAAGGGAAAAATATAACCATTGGATTTGCTCATGAACAGACCACACAAGTTGCTGATAAAATTGTCGAGGCAGTAAAATCTGGTAAAATAACCAAATTTTACGTCATGGGTGGTTGTGATGGAAGAAACAAAGATCGTGAATACTACACTAATTTTGCCAAAAATCTTCCAAAAAGCACCGTTATTTTAACCGCTGGTTGTGCCAAGTACAGGTACAATATGCTTGATTTAGGGGATATTGATGGAATACCAAGGGTTATAGATGCAGGGCAATGTAATGATTCTTATTCTTTAGTTTTAACGGCCTTAAAATTGAAAGAAGCATTCGATTTAAAGGATATAAACGAACTACCCATTGAATACAACATAGCTTGGTACGAGCAGAAAGCTGTAACTGTTTTGTTATCATTGTTGTATATGGGAGTGAAAGGAATAAGATTGGGTCCAACACTACCTGCCTTTCTATCACCAAATGTTTTGGAGACGGTTGCAAAAACTTTTGATATAAAAACTATATAA
- a CDS encoding TldD/PmbA family protein: MNLSNAQYLEILNHSLSSGGEYSEIFYEDFYGTSIVYDNGKIEKINFSSTKGASIRVVSAEETIFAHTNDPTYENLMSLAETLRKNASERFGSNNIVKVKELKEAEKRDFAPFEIPFDNVSVEQKVEKVIKGVELLKNADKRIKQITVSYADSSRKVKIVNSEGKIVEDIRNYPRYAAIIFAQDEEGNLFRGYSSDGANMGFEFFTDEMIEKVAKDAVRQVVSQIEGVDAPAGEFTVVLSSEAGGTMIHEACGHGMEADLVLSGSVYREKVGKKIASQKITVVDDGTDKNKRGTLNYDDEGTPTQRTVLIEKGVLKGYMHSKITAKKFGVEPTGNGRRESYMVLPIVRMRNTMILPGEDDPKDIIKSVKYGIFVRKMGGGQVDVISGDFQFGVDEGYIIENGEIKQSIRGASLVGNGLKVLESIDMVGNDLGYGVGTCGKDGQGAPVSDAQPTIRIPKLIVGGIVKGGNN; this comes from the coding sequence GTGAATTTAAGTAATGCTCAATACTTAGAGATTTTAAACCATTCTCTTTCATCGGGGGGAGAGTATTCAGAAATCTTCTATGAAGATTTTTATGGTACCTCGATTGTTTACGATAACGGTAAAATTGAAAAAATAAATTTTTCAAGTACAAAAGGTGCAAGTATAAGGGTTGTATCAGCTGAAGAAACGATTTTTGCTCATACTAACGATCCCACATACGAGAATCTTATGAGTCTTGCTGAGACTTTGAGAAAGAACGCAAGCGAAAGGTTTGGCTCTAATAATATCGTAAAAGTTAAAGAATTGAAAGAGGCAGAAAAGAGGGATTTTGCCCCCTTTGAAATACCTTTTGACAATGTATCTGTAGAACAAAAAGTAGAAAAGGTTATTAAAGGGGTAGAATTACTAAAAAATGCTGATAAACGTATCAAACAGATCACCGTTTCCTATGCAGATAGTAGTCGAAAGGTAAAAATAGTGAATTCAGAAGGAAAAATAGTTGAGGATATCAGAAATTATCCACGTTATGCTGCTATAATATTTGCACAAGACGAAGAAGGGAATTTGTTCAGAGGTTATTCCTCCGATGGAGCAAACATGGGATTTGAATTTTTTACAGATGAGATGATAGAAAAAGTAGCAAAAGACGCCGTCAGACAAGTAGTTTCACAAATAGAAGGAGTGGATGCTCCTGCAGGCGAATTCACGGTTGTTTTGTCTTCTGAAGCTGGAGGAACCATGATACATGAAGCATGTGGGCACGGTATGGAAGCAGACTTGGTACTTTCTGGTTCTGTGTACAGAGAAAAAGTTGGAAAGAAAATCGCTTCTCAAAAGATTACCGTTGTAGACGACGGAACAGATAAAAACAAAAGAGGAACACTTAATTACGATGATGAAGGAACACCTACCCAGAGGACCGTTTTAATTGAAAAAGGCGTGTTAAAAGGATACATGCACTCGAAAATAACTGCCAAAAAATTTGGTGTTGAACCCACAGGTAACGGTAGAAGGGAATCTTATATGGTGCTACCCATCGTTAGGATGAGAAACACGATGATCTTACCAGGAGAAGATGATCCAAAAGATATAATTAAATCTGTAAAATACGGTATATTTGTTAGAAAGATGGGTGGGGGACAAGTTGATGTAATAAGTGGTGATTTTCAGTTTGGAGTTGATGAAGGTTATATTATAGAAAATGGTGAAATAAAACAATCGATCCGTGGAGCGAGCTTAGTTGGCAACGGATTAAAAGTCTTAGAGAGCATAGATATGGTTGGTAATGATTTGGGATATGGTGTTGGAACCTGTGGTAAAGACGGTCAAGGGGCTCCAGTTTCCGATGCCCAGCCTACCATAAGGATACCGAAGTTAATTGTTGGTGGAATAGTAAAAGGGGGTAACAATTAA
- a CDS encoding TldD/PmbA family protein, translating to MTNIKSIIEKSMKEIKSKGLKGQINVISTESKNASFSNGKLEQLTEGEKGAAGIKVISPDGRTATSSSNILTEEGIMQAVEKAIEMTKYTEKDEANDISNDEQFTYIDWAFDADTKDMNLDEVMKLAQELEKKAKSEDERIKFVRGAEYEIALTRKHFGNTNGLYKNALSTNAASSISLAAIEGEDSSFGFDYQLSQSYRLIDIDRIVKNSVEMAVSGLKSEVLSSGRYDIVMSPFASSMFLGTLITPLSGENVYKGKSFLKDKLGEKVANSSVTLIHDPMNGSAPIIASFDNEGTNTSRFNVIENGVLKGFLHNIYSAKKLGAKPTGNSFASVESPNPSIGTINLHFIANKTRKDILNVPKALYVTNIMGMHTADPVSGRFSVQISGRLIENGAFVKSFRGMTLAGTLEELLNNLEYVGSDFKYLGSVAGSTMLIKDLSVGGR from the coding sequence ATGACTAATATAAAATCAATTATAGAAAAATCCATGAAAGAGATAAAAAGTAAAGGGCTTAAAGGACAGATAAATGTGATTTCCACTGAAAGTAAGAATGCCTCTTTCAGTAATGGAAAGTTAGAGCAGTTAACCGAAGGAGAAAAAGGAGCAGCAGGTATCAAAGTTATTTCTCCCGATGGAAGAACAGCCACGTCGTCATCTAATATTTTAACAGAAGAAGGTATAATGCAAGCTGTTGAAAAAGCAATTGAAATGACTAAATATACAGAAAAAGACGAAGCAAACGACATATCAAATGACGAACAGTTTACATACATAGATTGGGCTTTTGATGCAGACACAAAGGATATGAATTTAGACGAGGTTATGAAATTAGCTCAAGAACTAGAAAAAAAGGCTAAGAGTGAAGATGAAAGGATAAAATTTGTTCGTGGTGCTGAGTATGAAATTGCGTTAACCAGAAAACATTTTGGTAATACGAATGGTCTATACAAAAACGCTTTATCTACTAATGCTGCCAGTTCAATTAGTTTAGCCGCAATTGAAGGAGAGGATTCTTCATTTGGTTTTGATTATCAATTATCCCAAAGCTATAGGCTTATAGACATAGACCGCATAGTAAAAAATTCTGTAGAAATGGCGGTGTCAGGTTTAAAATCAGAGGTTTTAAGTTCAGGTAGATACGATATTGTAATGAGTCCCTTTGCTTCTAGTATGTTTTTAGGTACATTGATAACCCCGTTGTCGGGGGAAAATGTTTACAAAGGCAAATCTTTTTTGAAAGATAAATTAGGTGAGAAAGTAGCCAATTCATCGGTTACCCTGATACATGATCCAATGAATGGTTCTGCACCAATCATAGCCTCCTTTGACAATGAAGGAACTAATACTTCAAGATTCAATGTTATAGAAAATGGGGTCCTAAAAGGATTCTTACATAACATATATTCTGCAAAAAAGTTAGGAGCAAAGCCAACCGGTAACAGTTTCGCATCGGTAGAATCTCCCAATCCTTCCATTGGAACGATAAACCTTCATTTTATCGCAAACAAGACAAGAAAAGATATTTTGAATGTTCCAAAGGCTCTATATGTTACCAACATAATGGGTATGCATACCGCCGATCCAGTTTCTGGAAGATTCTCTGTTCAAATAAGTGGAAGATTAATTGAAAACGGGGCGTTTGTAAAAAGTTTCAGAGGGATGACCTTAGCTGGAACGTTGGAAGAGTTGTTGAATAATTTAGAGTATGTAGGTTCTGATTTCAAGTATTTGGGTTCGGTAGCCGGTTCTACTATGTTGATAAAGGATTTAAGCGTGGGCGGTAGATAG
- the ord gene encoding 2,4-diaminopentanoate dehydrogenase, producing the protein MYKVGIWGFGAMGSGIAKNILSKKNLKLVGVNDLRKEYIEKDVGELLGLGKIGIKVYADPITMVKQTDPDLVVIATNSFISVVKDQIISILKENKNVITIAEEMAFPFSKDPKAANEIDEVAKNHNVSVLGTGVNPGFVLDTLIITLTGICLNVQRIKAARINDLSPFGPTVMETQGVGTTPEEFEEGIKSGKIVGHIGFEQSIHMIAKALGWEIDRIEQKREPIISNVLRETKYVKVQPGMVAGCNHTAKAFYKNELLIELEHPQQVHPELENVQTGDYITIYGDPEISMSINPEIPGGKGTIAIATNMIPSVVEAQPGLLTMVDLPIPRALLAEVR; encoded by the coding sequence TTGTACAAAGTAGGCATTTGGGGTTTTGGAGCAATGGGTAGTGGTATAGCAAAAAATATATTAAGTAAGAAAAATCTAAAATTGGTTGGTGTTAACGATCTTAGGAAAGAATATATCGAAAAAGATGTGGGAGAGTTGTTGGGTTTAGGAAAAATTGGAATAAAGGTTTACGCTGATCCTATAACAATGGTTAAGCAAACTGATCCCGATCTTGTTGTAATAGCTACCAACTCTTTTATTTCGGTGGTGAAAGATCAAATCATTTCTATATTGAAAGAAAACAAAAACGTAATTACCATTGCTGAAGAGATGGCTTTTCCTTTTTCAAAGGATCCAAAAGCTGCAAATGAAATTGACGAGGTTGCTAAGAATCATAATGTATCGGTATTAGGGACTGGAGTAAATCCAGGGTTTGTCCTTGATACGCTAATTATAACGTTGACAGGAATATGTTTGAATGTGCAGAGAATTAAGGCTGCCAGAATTAATGATCTTTCGCCTTTTGGACCAACGGTTATGGAAACACAAGGTGTTGGAACAACACCTGAAGAGTTTGAAGAAGGAATAAAAAGCGGAAAGATAGTTGGTCATATTGGGTTTGAACAGTCAATACATATGATAGCCAAGGCTTTAGGATGGGAAATTGATCGCATCGAGCAAAAAAGAGAACCTATCATTTCTAACGTTTTGAGAGAAACAAAGTATGTTAAGGTTCAACCAGGGATGGTAGCAGGGTGTAATCATACTGCAAAGGCCTTTTATAAAAATGAGCTTTTGATAGAACTTGAACATCCTCAGCAAGTACATCCTGAATTAGAAAACGTTCAAACAGGAGATTATATAACAATTTATGGGGATCCTGAAATCTCAATGTCTATAAATCCTGAAATACCGGGAGGCAAAGGTACCATTGCCATAGCCACCAATATGATTCCATCTGTAGTTGAAGCTCAGCCTGGTTTGTTAACTATGGTGGATTTACCAATACCAAGGGCTTTACTTGCAGAGGTTCGTTGA